The DNA sequence AACTGCCGCATCGGCGAGTACGACAAGGCGGGGCTCTTCGGCCACCTGCCGCTGCGCGACCGCAAGCTGCTGGTGGGGCGCGCCCAGCTCGACAAGCTCATCAGCAAGGTGGAGCGGGCCGGGTACACCATCGTCCCCACGCAGCTCCACTTCCGCGACGGCTGGGCCAAGGTGGAGCTGGCGCTCGCCAAGGGGCGCACCCACCAGGATCGGCGCGGCGCCATCGCCGAGCGCGAGTCGAAGCGCGAGATGGACCGGGAGCTGGGCCGGGGCCGCAAGCGCCAGGGCCGCTGAGGCGCGCCCCTCCCCGCGCCAGCTCCGGCCGCTCCCTCGCGGGGATCGGTGGGCACCGTCCCGCCGTCCGTGTAGGCTCCTCCCCGGACGGGCCATGTACGACCGGATCACCCTCCAGCACGACCTCATCGACTGCCGCGGCGCCACCCTGGCCTCCGCCGGCTTCGTGCTCTCCCCGCAGGCCATCGGCGAGGCGGCCCGGCGGACCCCGGCCGCGGCGCGGCGGGGGCTGGCCGAGACGGCCCACCGGGGCGAGGTGAGCGGCCCGCTGGAGGACCCGGCCTACAAGCACCTCTTCGGCGACGCCGCGGTGCGCGGGGTGGTGGAGCGGGCGCTGCTCGAGGTGCGCCTGCCGGAGATCCTCTTCGAGGAGCTGACCGGCGTGCAGCGCGCCAACCCGGGGCTCTACCGCCACGGGCTGGCCACCGCGGCGGTGGCGGTGCGCATGCTGCTGGCGGCGGTGGGCGACCTGAAGGGCGTGCCGGACCTGGCGGCCGCCGCGCTGCTGCACGACCTCGGCATGCGCCACGTGCCCATGCGCCTGGTGCGCAACCGCGACCGGCTCTCCCGGCAGGAGGCGGCCGAGGTGGCGGCCCACCCCCTCACCGGCGCCTACCACCTGGCGCGGGTGCTGGGGGTCCACCCGGCGGTGGGCGCGGCGCACGGCCACCACTGGCGCTGCGGTCAGGGCTACCCGCACCTGGCCGGGGCCCCGTCGCGCTCGGTGGAGGTGGTGGCGGTGGCCAGCGCCTTCGCCGCGCTGACCCAGCCGCGCCCCTTCCGCTCCGAGCCCTACGACGTGCGCGCCGCCGCCGACCTGCTGGTGGACGAGGCCCGGGCGGGCACCGCCGACGCCAACACGGTGAAGCTGCTGGTGCACGCGCTGCGCGGCGGGCGCGGCGATCCGCGCGCCGTGACCTTCGGCGGCCACCGCGGGGGACAGGTGCCGGAGGTGAACCGGCACACGTCGGTGTCGGTGCCGCAGGCCGCGCCGGACCCGCCCGGCGGCTGAGCGGCTCCGGGGATCCCCTCACCGCCTCCGAGCGCCTGGCCTGGACGTGGCAGGGCCCCGCCGGCGGTCGCCAGCGGGGCCCTCGGTGTCTCGTGGTCCTCCGGGTCAGGCCAGGGCGGCGTGGGCCGCCCTGGCCGTCACTCGAGGGCTAGCGCGCGGCCGTCGCGGTGCGGCGGCGCCGCCACAGCAGCAGGCCGAGGCCGAGCAGCGAGAAGGCCGACGAGCCGCCGCCCACGCTGCTGCAGCCGCTCGAGCCCTTCGGCCCGGTGGGACCGGTGGGCCCGGTCGGGCCGGTGCCGCCGGTGGGGCCGGAGGGCCCGGTCGGCCCGGTGGGGCCATCCGTCCCGTCGGTGCCGTTCGCCCCGTTGCAGACGTAGGTCGGGGCGGCGGTGCCCACCTGGACCCGGAGGCCGCCGGTGGCGCAGTTCGCGCCGGCGGGCTCGGGCGTCACGGTGGCGCTCTCGCCGGCCGCGCCGGTGGCCCCGGTGGACCCGGTGGCGCCGGTGCACACGTAGGCCGGGGTGCCCGCGCCGACGCTGACCCGGAGGCCGCCGTTGGCGCAGTTGGTCCCGGCCGGCTCGGGCGTCACGGTGGCGCCCTCGCCGGCGGCGCCGGTGGCGCCGTTGCAGACGTAGGTCGGGGCGCCGCTGCCGACGCTGACCCGGAGGCCGCCGCTGGCGCAGTTGGTCCCGGCCGGCTCGGGCGTCACGGTGGCGCTCTCACCGGCCGCGCCGGTGGCCCCGGTGGCGCCGGTGGCGCCGTTGCAGACGTAGGTCGGGGCGCCGCTGCCGACGCTGACCCGGACGCCGCCGTTGGCGCAGTTGGCCCCGGCCGCCTCGGTGGCCACGGTGGCGGAGAGGCCGTTGCAGACGTAGTTGGTGGTCTGCACCTCGAAGGCGTCGAGGGCCCCGCTGTGGTCGTCGTCGAAGCCGGTGTTCACCTGGAGGCCGCCGGCCGGGCAGAAGGTGTTGGGCGGCACGACCAGCGGCAGGACCATGGCCTGGTTGGGGTTGCAGGTGCCGAGATCGGCGCTGCAGCTGTAGTGGGCGGCGCAGGCCGGCGCGCCGGGGCGGCGGCAGTCGGCGCTCAGGCAGGTCCGGGTCTCGAAGGTGTCGCAGGAGGCGCCCAGGCCGGAGCAGTCGGCGTTGCTGGTGCAGCCCACGCAGGCCCCGCTGGCCGCGTCGCAGACCGGCGTGGCCGGGCTGGTGGCGCAGTCGGCGTTCACGGTGCAGGAGAGCCCGGCCACCTGGACCACCTCGGCGCGCAGCCCGGCCGCGTTGTGGTGGTGCAGCAGCATCAGCGAGCCCACCTGGGTGGCCCGGGCGCGGCCCAGGTCGTAGGCCACCGAGATGGTGGCGCCCGGCGCGTCGACGCGGAACGGCGTGTAGCCGGGGCCCAGGGTGGTGAGCAGCGGGTCGATCTCGGTGGCGAAGGCCGGCGCCAGCAGGTCGTAGCGGAGCACCGGGGTGACGTCCACCGGGGCCCCGAGCGCGGACGAGAAGGAGACCACCTGGAACTCGAGGTCGGTGGTGGCGCCGGGGAACAGGTCGGCGGCGTAGACCGGCAGGACCATGGCGTCGGTCAGGAACATGGGCACGTGCGCCTGCGCGGCGGTGATGCCGTTGACGAAGTCCTGGGTCACGACCGTGCCGGTGGCCAGGTTGAGCAGCCGGGAGACCTGCACGTCGGTGCCGGGCACCGTGGAGGAGCGGCCCAGGTCGCTGTTGAAGAGCACGAACTCCCAGTCGGGCGCGCCGGCCTGGCGCAGGTAGATGTCGAACTCCACGTCGCTGGGCGTGCCCCAGCGGCCCCAGGTGGTGATGCCGAAGTAGAGCTCGGCCGAGGCCGGGTCACCGCCGAGGTCGGTGACGTTGCTGGTCACGCCGACGTAGCGCAGGTTGGCGAGGTCGGTCTCGGCCTGGGCGTAGCCGATGGGCAGCTGGCCGCCCACCGGGGCCGCCTTGGGGCTGGCGTAGGACAGCTCGAAGGGCGTCACCAGCGAGAGCACGCCCTGCTGCGGCGCCACGGCCAGCGCCAGGGTGTCCACCCCGGTGCCGGCCAGCGTCAGGTCGGAGAGGCCCACCGCGCCGGTGGTGCCCAGCGGGGCGGTGGTGGCCATGGCGGAGGCCGGGGTGGGCGCCGCGTAGTACGGGACGCGCAGCACCGCGCCGCCCCCCTGGGGCGTGAGCACCAGGTAGCCGGAGGCCTCGGAGAGCCAGGAGCGCGGCTGGTTGCCGCCGGCCGCCGAGGTGGCGGGGACGGTCAGGTCGCGCGCCCGCACCATGGCAGCCGGATCGGCGGCCAGCAGCAGCGGGACGCCGGCCGTGGCGCCGGCCGCCACCGTCACGGTGGGGACCCCGGCGCTGACCAGCGTGCCCGGCGGCGTCACCACGGCGTCCACCGTCACGTCGTAGGTCACGTCGGCGGCGCCCTTGTTCTTGAGCTGGACGGTGCGGGTCTCGTTGCTGACCGTGGCCACGTCGGCGGTGGCGAAGGAGACGCTGACGCGCTCCGGGGCGGCCAGGTCGTAGGCCACCACCGAGGAGCCGCTGGCGGCCAGCACGTCGATGCGCCCGGCGCCCTGGCGGCCGGGGCCGATCCGGCGGCGGGTGGCCGAGGTGGTGGGCAGGTCGAAGACGTCGTGGCCGGCGGTGTTCATGGCCAGGGCCTTGAGCTCGGCCGGCGTCCAGGTGGGGTGCAGCTGGCGGAGCAGCGCCATGGCGCCGGCGGTGAGGGGGGCCGCCATGGAGGTGCCGCTCAGGCTCTCGCCGAGGAAGCCCGAGCCCGCGGAGGTGGAGACCACGTTGACGCCCGGGGCCGCGAGGTCCGGCTTGAGCATCACCTGGCCGAGCAGCCGGCTCGGGCCGCGCGAGCTGAAGCTGGCGATGGTGTCGGCCTTGGTCAGGTCCTGGAAGTTGATGGAGTCGTCGAGGGTGACGTTGACCACCTCGGCCGGGACCGCCTGCAGCTTGGCGATGACGGCGTTGCCGTCGGCCAGGCTCAGCATGCGGCCGGTGATGAGGAGGGCCGGGTCGACGCCGGCCATGCCGGCCGGATCACCCGGCGCGTTGTTGACGATGAGGGCGGCGATGGCGCCGGCGGCGGCGGCGTTCTGGGTCTTGACCAGGAAGGTGCAGGTGCCGCGGCGGACGATGGCGATCTTGCCGGCCACGTCGGGGGACATGGCGCCGCAGCCGAGCAGGTCGGCCGGGTTGGAGGCCAGGGCGCCCAGCGCCACGTCACCGGTGATGGGGGTGATGATGGGCGGGCCGAAGGCCGCCGTGCCGACCGGCTTGACGCCGGCCAGGTCGGCGGGCGCGTTGACCCTGAGGCCGGGGAACTCGCCCACGCTGGTGGCGGCCACGCTCAGCACCGAGGGGGTGGCGCCCGGCGCGCCGGTGATGAAGTAGACGTCGTTGGAGTTGCCGGCCGAGGCCACCACCACCACGCCCGCGTTGACGGCGTTGGTGTAGAAGGCGGACTCGGTGTCGGACGAGCTGCCGTAGGCCGAGCCGAGCGACAGGTTCACCACGTCCAGGTGGTCGGCGAAGTTGCCGTCGCCGTTCGGGTCGGTGGCCCACTCCATCGCCAGCGCGGACAGCGAGGTGGAGCCGCCCAGGTCGCCGAAGACCTTGAGGGCGTAGATGGAGGCGGCCGGGGCGGCGCCCGGGCCGATGCGCAGCGTGGCCGGATCGAGGCTCAGGTCGTATGGGCCCGCGTAGGGGGTGCCGTCGGCGTTCACGCCCAGGCCGGCGATGGTGCCGGTGACGTGGGAGCCGTGGCCGGCGCCGTCGAGCGGGTCGGCGTCGGGCATGGGGAAGGCGGTGGCGGCGCCGCGGGCGTCGTAGGAGAAGCCGGCGAAGTCCCAGCCGCCCACCACCTTGGCGGTGGGGAAGGTGCCCGCCTCGACCTGGTCGGGGTCGTTGGCGGCGTAGGCGGCCGTGGTGCCCGGCCCGCCGAAGTTGGCGTGGGTGTAGTCCACGCCGGTGTCGATGACGCCCACCCGGACGTTCTCGCCGTGCAGCGGCACCCCGAGCGACCAGAGCTGGGGCACGCCGATGAAGGGCACGCCCAGGGAGTTCTCCACCTGGTGGGTGCCGAGGACGTGCACGGCGCGCGCGCCCGGGATGCCGCGCAGCCGGGCCAGGCCGGCCGCGTCGGTCACGTAGACGATGCCGTTGTAGATGCGCTGCAGCCGGTAGACCTCGGTGGTGCCAGGGACCTGCGCGGCCTGGACGCGGTCGGCGAAGGCCGCCTGCTCGGTCTCCACCACCCGCAGCTGGGCCACGGCCGCCAGGGTGGCCTCGGTGGTGGCGTCGGTGGTCGTGTCGGTGGTGGAGAGGCCGGAGAGCCGGCTGCGGAACTGCAGCGCGGTGGCCCGCTCGGTGAGCTGCACCAGGGCGTGGATGGGGGCGGCGTCGCGGCCGACGGGGGCGCGCTGCGCGCTGCCGGAGGCGGTGGACAGGAGCGCGGTGCGAGCGGCGCCCGGCTCGCTGGCGGGCTGGCTGCTGCAGGCCGTGGCCAGCAGCACCGCAGTGAGCGACCACGACAGGGAACGACCTCGAGTCGACATGTCCATGCACGCCTCCGGGGAGAACGAGGCCGGCGCTCCGCGGGGGGCGGGAGACCGGGACCTACAGATACGCAGGATGTGCGCGAGTAGCATGAGCCGCCGGAGGTTCCAAGCGGCGGCTTGCGATGTACCCAGGCGTGGCGCGAGGTTGAAGGTGCGACGAATCGACACGTACCCGTCTGGGGAGGGGTCAGCGCGGACCGCTCGCGGTGCGCAGGGTCTGCCAGGTGTAGAGGCCGCTGGAGTGGCCGTCCGACCAGTGGAACTGGATGGCGTAGTTGCCCACCGGGTCGATGCGGGTCGGGTGGATGTCGTCGGGGATGGTGGCCGGGTCGAGCAGCTTGCGGCCGGTGAACTCCTCGATGCAGCCAGCGCACGGGCACAGGTCGCGCAGCGCCTTGGACGGGATGGCCACCTCGGGCTGGCCGGGCCAGCGGATGACGATCTCCTGCCGGGCGTTGACGTCGATGGTCTCGGGCGGCTCGGAGGCGGTCTGCTTGAAGGCGATGCGGTCGAGGAGTCCCATGGTGGGCGGGATCTGCCCCGCCGCCGCGCCCCCGTCAAGGTGAACGGCTGGCGGCGGCCAGCGCCACCAGCAGGGCCGAGCGGTCCTCCAGCGGCGCCTGGCAGGGGCGGCCGTCGGCGGCCAGCAGCTCGGAGTGGGCCAGGTCGGGCGCCAGGCGGAGCACCGCCGCGGAGCGGGTGCCGTAGAAGGGGTCGCGGTGCACGCAGGTGGGGGCGGGGTGCTCCGGGGCGTGCAGCGTGAGCAGGCGGCGCAGCCGGTCCGGCGAGGGGTCCACCGGCCAGCGGGCGCGCAGCAGCTCGCCGCGGGCCCCCACGCCGTGCGGAGAGGTCTCGGTGACCAGGTGCAGCCCCTGGCTGAGCGGCTCGAGCTGGCTGGCCTCGCCGTCGTACCAGAGCAGCAGGCCGCCGCCGGCGTCGGCCACCAGCAGGTGGAAGGGGTTCCAGGCCGAGGGGTCGAGCGCCGCCAGGGCGGCGCGGGCCTCGGCCAGGCCGCCGGCGGCCAGCGCCAGCGGCACCAGCTCGCCGCGCGAGCGGCGCGCCGGGTCCGGGTACCAGGCGAAGGGGGCGTGGAAGTTGGTGAGCGCCGCCACCACCCCGCGCGCCGAGACGCCCATCCAGGTGCCGCCGGCCAGGGCGTCGCGCGGGGCCGCGTAGCGCAGGCCGCCGGGCCCCTCCCGCAGGGCCCAGCCCTCGGCGGCCCGGCCCAGCCGCTCGTCGCGGTTGGCGGCCACCACCACGGGCCAGCGGCGATCGGCGCCGAGCGCCACGGCGAGGGTGCACATGGTCCGGTTGTAGCGCGGTCCGGGCGCCGCGTCCCGTCCCCGGCCGCGGGCCCCTGGAACGACGACGGGCCCGGCCGACCGGCCGGGCCCATCTGGTGGTGCGGACCGCCTGGTGCGGGGGGCGCTAGGTGGCCTTCCGGGCGGCCTTGACCCGCTCGAGGAGCAGGTCGCGCTGCAGCGAGATGGGCTTCGGCAGGGTCTTGCCGAGCTTGTCGAACCACTCCTGCTGGCTCTCCAGCTCGGTCTCCCAGTCGGCGAGATCGACGTCCATCACCTTGCGGGCGTCCTCCGGCGTCAGGTCGAGGCCGGAGAGGTTGATGTCCTCGGGGCGGGGCACGTTGCCCACCAGCGTCTCCTTGGCGGTGACGCGGCCGTGGCTCCGGTCCAGGATCCACTTGAGGACCCGCATGTTGTCGCCGTAGCCCGGCCACATGAACTTGCCGGCGGCGTCCTTGCGGAACCAGTTCACCATGAAGACCTTGGGCGGGTTGGGGATCTTCCCCTGCATCTCCAGCCAGTGGCCCAGGTAGGTGCCGGCGTCGTAGCCGATGAAGGGCAGCATGGCCATGGGGTCACGGCGCACGCCCTCCTTGAGCCCCACCGCGGCGGCGGTGGTCTCCGAGCCCATGGTGGCGCCCATGAAGACGCCGTGGGTCCAGTTGAAGGCCTCCAGCACCAGCGGCACGGTGGTGGAGCGGCGGCCGCCGAAGATGATGGCCGAGATGGGCACGCCGGCCGGATCGTCCACCTTGGAGGAGAGGGCCGGGTTGTTGGCGGCCGGCGCGGTGAAGCGGCTGTTCGGGTGGGCCGCCTTGTCCTTGGAGCCCTTCTTCCAGGCCTCGCCCTTCCAGTCGATGAGCTCGTCCGGGGCCTCGGTGTCCCAGCCCTCCCACCAGATGTCGCCGTCCTTGGTGCGGGCCACGTTGGTGAAGAGCGAGTCCTTGCGGACGCTGTCCATGGCGTTCGGGTTGGTCTTGCGGTTGGTGCCGGGGGCCACGCCGAAGTAGCCGTTCTCGGGGTTGACGGCCCAGAGCTGCCCGTTCTCGCCGACGCGCATCCAGGCGATGTCGTCGCCCACGGTGCGGATCTTCCAGCCGTCGAAGGTCTTGGGCGGGATCATCATGGCGAAGTTGGTCTTGCCGCAGGCCGACGGGAAGGCCGCCGCCACGTAGCTGACCTCGCCGGTCGGCGCCTCGGCCTCGAGGATGAGCATGTGCTCGGCCAGCCAGCCCTCCTTCTTGGCCAGGTAGCTGCCGATGCGCAGGGCCAGGCACTTCTTCCCGAGCAGCGCGTTGCCGCCGTAGCCCGAGCCGACCGACCAGATGGCGTTGTCCTGGGGGAAGTGGCAGATCCAGCGGCGGTCCACGTTGCAGTCGGCCACCGCGTGCAGCCCCTTGTTGAACTCGCCGTCCGCGCCGAGGCGATCCAGGGCGACCTTCCCCATGCGCGTCATGATGCCCATGTTGAGGGCCACGTAGACCGAGTCGGTGATCTCGATGCCCACCTTGGAGAAGGGCGAGGTGGCCGGGCCCATGATGTAGGGCACCACGTACATGGTGCGGCCCTTCATGCAGCCGTCGTAGATGGCGGAGAGCTTGGCGTAGGCCTCGGCGGGCGCCATCCAGTTGTTGGTGGGGCCGGCCTCCTCCTTGGTCGGGGTGCAGATGACCGTGAGGTGCTCGACGCGGGCCACGTCGTTGACGTTGGAGTGGTGGTAGTGGCAGCCGGGCCACTTCTTCTGGTCGAGCGGGATGAGGATCTTGGCGGCGACCGCCTCCTCGGTGAAGCGCTTCTTCTCCGCGTCGCTCCCGTCGCACCAGACGATCTTGTCCGGCTTGGTGAGCTTGGCGGTCTCGTCGACCCAGCGGAGCAGGGCGGCGTGGGTGGTCGGTGCGGTGGTGGCCATCAGCGGGATCCTCGTTCTTCGGAATTGAGGGAAAAGGCCCCTAGGTCCAGCGGGTCTGCGGGGGAGACACGCTAGCGCACCCCCAACCGCGCGATCCAGTCCTCAAACCGTCGCAGGCGGGGCGCGGGGCACGCCTCCAGGCCGCCCCGCGGCGCAGGAATTGCGATCGGGCCCGTGGAGCGAGGCGCGCCACGCCGTCGCCGAGGCGGGCGGGCCGCGGCGCGACCAGCCCGCCCGGCGCGGGCCGACTGTACCCGTGGTCCTAGGACTTTCCGAGCTTGGCCTTGAGCAGGTCGCCCAGGGTGCCGAAGCCCTTGCCGCCGCCCTTGGGCTTCTGCGTCTCCATGTAGGCGCGGGCGTCGGCCCGCTCGGCGGCGTCCACCGCGCCGGTCTTGGAGAGCCGGAAGCGCCCCTGCTCGTCGATCTGCAGGACCAGGGCCGGGAAGGCATCGCCCGCCTTGAAGGCGCGGCGCAGGTCGGTGCCGTGCGGCGTGCCGGTCTCGGAGGCGGGCACCAGGCCGCGCCCGCCGGCGAACTTCACGAAGAGGCCGAAGGACTCGATCTTGTCCACCGCGGCCTCCACCACGTCGCCGGCCTTGGGGGGCGGCGGCGGGGCGGGGCGGGCCGGCCGCTCGGCGCCGGGCGCCACCGGCTTGGGCTCGGGGCGGGGCGTCAGCGCCTTCACGGAGAGGGCGATGCGCTCGCCCTTCTTCGGGTCCTCGTCGATGCGCAGCACCGTCACGGTGACGGCGTCGCCGCTCTTCAGCAGGTCCTGGGGCTTCGACACCCGGTCCCAGGCCAGCTCGGAGACGTGCACCAGCCCCTCCACGCCGCCCAGGTCCACGAACGCGCCGTAGTCCTGCACGCTGGTGACGGTGCCCTCGAAGACCGCCCCGGCCTGGAGCCGCTGCCGGGTGAGCGCCGCCTTCTCGGCCCGCTCGGCCTCCAGCAGCACGCGGCGCGACAGCACCACGTCGCGGTCGTCGGCCTTGGTGACCCGGAACTGCAGCTTCTGGCCGATCAGGGTGGTGGCGTCGCCCACGAAGCGGACGTCGATGTGCGACATGGGGCAGAAGGCCCGCACGCCCTGGACCTCCACCTCGAGGCCGCCCTTGTTGACGGCCTTGACCAGCCCCTCGACCGGCAGGCCGGTGTGGGCCGCCTCGATGACGGCCTCCCGGGCGTGGTCGCGCGAGGTGGCGCTGGCGCGGCCGATGCTGACCTGCACCCCGCGGTCGCCGCCCTTCACCACCACGGCGTCGAGGATGTCGCCCACCCGGGAGGTGACGGTGCCCTCGGCGTCCTGCAGCTCGATGGTCTCGATCATGCCGTCGGCCAGGCCGCTGCCCAGGTCGAGGAAGGTGGTCTCCTGGCCGATCTGGATGATCTTGCCGGCCACCTTCTCGCCCGCCTGGAAGCGGCGGCGCTTCTGGCTGGCGCCGGCGGCGCCGGCCAGCAGGTCGGCGAAGGAGCCCTCGTCCGCCACGGCCGCCTCGGGGGCGGGCGGCGGCTCGCCGGCGGGCAGGCCGGGCGCGCTGGACTGGCCGGGCTGGCCGGCGTCGTGGTCGAACTTCGGGAAGCGCGGCTTGTCGCGCTCGCCGCGCGGGCCGCGCCGCTCGCCGCCTGGGCCGCCTGGGCCGCGCCCGGGCGGGCCGCCGCGGCCGCCGCCCGGTCCGCGGGCGCCCTGGAAGCGGGGCTGCACGCCGCCGGCGCCCTCGCGGGCGGGCGCGGCCGGCGGGGCGGCGGGCGCCCCCGAGGGGAGCGCGGCCTCCGGGGAGGCGGGCGCCGGCGCGGCCCCGCCCAGCTCGGCCTTCTTCTGATCGGCCAGGCGCTGCCAGAGCGGCCGTCCGTCCGGCTTCTCGGTCCGGGCGGGGGCGGCGTCGAGGGACTCCACCACCGGCACCTCGAGGGGGGTGCCGGGCGGCGGCGGCTTGACGTGCCCCTTGCGGATCACCACGGGGCCTGCGGGCTTCTTCTCGTCGGTCATGGGCGGGGGTGGCATAGCACACGCGAAATGGCGCGGGGAGGGGCGCGCCGGCCGTGACGCGCCGGCGCCGCGTGGGCTACAACCCGGCCATGCCGGGCCGCACCGTCATCTTCCTCGCCCACGCCGACCCGGACGCGCTCCGCAGCGCCGGGTCCTGCGCCCTGGCGGCCGTCTCCCTGGAGGACCGGGTGGACGTCTTCCTCACCGGTCCGGCCGTGCCGGCGCTGGTGGCCGCCTTCGACGCCGACCCCGACGAGCCCGGCGCGCTGCTGCAGCAGGCGCGGGCGCTGGGCGCCCGCCTGGTGGCCTGCTCGGCCAGCGTGGTGGAGCAGCGGGTGGACCTCGGCGAGGCCGAGCGGGCCCTCGACGCGGTGGTGGGCTGGCCCACCATCCTGGAGTGGTCGCGCGGGGTGGTGGACCGGTTCAGCTTCTGACCGGGCCCGCCGCCCGGTAGGCCGGGCCGCTAGCGGGGCGACCGCCGCGCCGCCAGGGTCAGCTCCACCCGCAGGTCGGAGAGCCGCCGCTCCAGCCCCACCGGGAACTGGTGCGGGTTGACGAAGCGCCGCACCCCGGCGTGCAGCGAGGCCACCTGCAGGCGGGCCCGGGTGCGGCAGGCCTCCAGCGGCGGCGGCGTGTAGACCCGGCGCCCGCCGCGGAAGACGGGCACCAGCAGGTCCTCGGACTGGCCGCCCTCCGGCAGCTGGCGCCGGCGCGTCACGTCCAGCGGGTCCACGATCACCGGCGCGGCCGGCAGCCCCAGGTCGAGGTCGTAGATGGCGTCGGCCAGGAAGCCGGAGGGCCCGGCGAAGCGGCGCACCTGCAGCCGACCCGGCACGGTGGTCTTGCCGGCCGCCTCGGAGACCTTGAGCCGGGGCCGCCAGGGCGCGCCGGGGTGGTCGCGCACCGCGCCCAGCTTGTAGACGCCCCCCAGCGAGCCGTCCTCGGCCCCGGTCACCAGGCGGGTGCCCACCCCCCAGACCGCGATGCGCGCCCCCTGGTCCACCAGGCTCTGCATGATGGTCTCGTCGAGCTCGTTGGAGGCCATCACCACCGCCTCGGGGAAGCCGGCCTCGTCGAGCAGGCGCCTGGCCTCGATGGAGAGCCAGGCGAGATCGCCCGAGTCGAGCCGCACCCCCACCAGCGGCTTGCCGCGCGCCCGGAGCCAGCGCCCCACCTCGATGGCGTGGCGCACCCCGTCGAGCGTGGCGTAGGTGTCCACCAGGAAGACGCAGTTGCCGGGCAGCGCCTCGGCGTAGGCCTGGAAGGCGGCCTGCTCGTCGTCGTGCAGCATGACCCAGGCGTGGGCGTGGGTGCCGCGCACCGGGATGCCGTAGAGCTTGCCGGCCAGCGTGTTGGAGGTGGCGGCGCAGCCGCCCAGGTAGGCGGCCCGGCTGGCCGAGAGCGCGCCGTCGATGCCCTGGGCGCGGCGCAGCCCGAACTCCAGCACC is a window from the Anaeromyxobacter sp. genome containing:
- a CDS encoding S1 RNA-binding domain-containing protein, which translates into the protein MTDEKKPAGPVVIRKGHVKPPPPGTPLEVPVVESLDAAPARTEKPDGRPLWQRLADQKKAELGGAAPAPASPEAALPSGAPAAPPAAPAREGAGGVQPRFQGARGPGGGRGGPPGRGPGGPGGERRGPRGERDKPRFPKFDHDAGQPGQSSAPGLPAGEPPPAPEAAVADEGSFADLLAGAAGASQKRRRFQAGEKVAGKIIQIGQETTFLDLGSGLADGMIETIELQDAEGTVTSRVGDILDAVVVKGGDRGVQVSIGRASATSRDHAREAVIEAAHTGLPVEGLVKAVNKGGLEVEVQGVRAFCPMSHIDVRFVGDATTLIGQKLQFRVTKADDRDVVLSRRVLLEAERAEKAALTRQRLQAGAVFEGTVTSVQDYGAFVDLGGVEGLVHVSELAWDRVSKPQDLLKSGDAVTVTVLRIDEDPKKGERIALSVKALTPRPEPKPVAPGAERPARPAPPPPPKAGDVVEAAVDKIESFGLFVKFAGGRGLVPASETGTPHGTDLRRAFKAGDAFPALVLQIDEQGRFRLSKTGAVDAAERADARAYMETQKPKGGGKGFGTLGDLLKAKLGKS
- a CDS encoding DsrE family protein, with translation MPGRTVIFLAHADPDALRSAGSCALAAVSLEDRVDVFLTGPAVPALVAAFDADPDEPGALLQQARALGARLVACSASVVEQRVDLGEAERALDAVVGWPTILEWSRGVVDRFSF
- a CDS encoding nicotinate phosphoribosyltransferase, whose product is MPVPSALYRPSLALLTDFYELTMACAAWRSGAAARQASFTLAFRRHPFQGGFTVAAGLEQAIDLVEHLRFAPDDLAFLALQLGADGEPLFDAGFLEMLGRLELDLDVDAVPEGTVVFPQEPVVRVEGPVIPALLLESALLAVVNFQSLVATKAARLALAARGAPVLEFGLRRAQGIDGALSASRAAYLGGCAATSNTLAGKLYGIPVRGTHAHAWVMLHDDEQAAFQAYAEALPGNCVFLVDTYATLDGVRHAIEVGRWLRARGKPLVGVRLDSGDLAWLSIEARRLLDEAGFPEAVVMASNELDETIMQSLVDQGARIAVWGVGTRLVTGAEDGSLGGVYKLGAVRDHPGAPWRPRLKVSEAAGKTTVPGRLQVRRFAGPSGFLADAIYDLDLGLPAAPVIVDPLDVTRRRQLPEGGQSEDLLVPVFRGGRRVYTPPPLEACRTRARLQVASLHAGVRRFVNPHQFPVGLERRLSDLRVELTLAARRSPR